From the Rattus norvegicus strain BN/NHsdMcwi chromosome 15, GRCr8, whole genome shotgun sequence genome, the window TTTAAACATTACATCATGACACATGTTACAGATTTATATTACAGATTTATATTATACAGGTTCAGTTGTAGAGAGAGATCTAACAGGACTTTAAAGGAAATGCTCTCAGAACAGAAGGGGGATATGAGAATTTCCAGAGGTAGGCTGAAGAGTGCTTTATTAACTTtgagttgaattttttttaaatcagtgaaaCAGATAACACAGCTGCTAATGCACTGGAATTTGGAAGGGGCTGATGAATTagatcagtatatatatatatatatatatatatatatatatatatatatatatatatatggtggggTAAATGAGATTTGGTCTTTCAATGGGTGATGgttgttgtcttagggttttactgctgtgaacagacaccatgaccaaggcaagtcttacaaaggatggcatttaattggggttggtttacaggttcagaggttcagttccttatcatcaaagtgggagcatggcagcatctaggcaggcatggtgcaggaagagctgagagttccacatcttaaGCTGAAAGCTGCTAGTGGAGGACTCAATTCCAGACAGTTGGAGTAGCGTCTTAAATTCCATGACCACAGtgaaacacctactccaacaaagccacacctccaaatagtgccccCCCcaggtcaagcatatacaaaccatcacagatgttgttgttgttaaagggGGCTTGGTTACAAATTTAATATGATCTTGATTAGGGAGGAGGCAAAGCATAGGAGGTTAGAATCAgggatatatttttctttttctttttctttcctgtatcctcctttctctcctatctagtgttaggtggaaaaggagagagaggggatgaaaagaaaaagagatataATAGGAACAAACAGTAGAATATTAAACCTACTCTTAAATTATAGAGCTACTACTAGTCAAAAATCTTACATTGGTATAGGTCTCCACATATTGATTGATACAAATTAAGCTTATATTTGGTTACATTGGTATAGATCTTTGTGAATTGATACAAAATTAAGGTTATATTTGGTTACAACATATTATGTATCAACTCTTTTTAAGGTATTGCACTTATATAATCCTTTAAAATTCAGTGTTAATTTCTAGTTCTTTTGAAAACTACTATTAAAAACTGCTTAGGATAATTAATAAATGTAAGTTAGCAGTCAAACAATCAAACTCATAGTCATGTTGGATAATAATTTAGTTAACTACAGAAGATGCTTTCTAGGTTGAACAAATAGTAAATAGCTAGAAACAAACAattcatatatactatatatagatAAGTGGTCTTCAAGATCCTCAGAGATCTAAAGAATATGGCATTTGAAGATGTTTTCCTTACATCTTTAGTAATCTTTCTGACAGTAAGACAGATCTGCTCCTGGCAGCACACCCATTCTGCTCCAAAGAGGGCAATTAACATTGAAGAATCTCCTTATAGAGTTTGCTTCAAAAGTAGCAAGTTAGCCACTGGGCAAGAAACTGCCCTTGATCCAACTTCTGGCTGTCCAAACTGGACAGACAAGATACAGGGAAATTGACTGCTGAGCCTTGCCTATCAAGACTTCATAATTTCTTGCTTCACAGAATAATCTGTCAAATACTCTGGGTCAGAAGGCTAAAGATGACACAGAGAAATTAGGAGAACTTATCCAGGCAGTCAGCTTTCTCTATCATTTCTAAAGTTTTGGAAGCTGCTTTACAGCACTCGCTACTgataatatttattccttctcaagtATCTGATGGGGTTAAAGTCTAGAGAGCTATAGTCTCAGAATTAAGtttaagttgtttaggatttaatAAAATGTTAAGTATAAGAAGAGGTTTAAGTTGGTAATGCAACTTATGATAGAAATTGATTTAGGTACAGAACTCTGGACTTAGCATGATAGGATAGATAATAGAATATTAGCTTCAAAGTTGTCAAATTCATATGGACTGGACATTGTGAACATAAATCTGACCTGATAGGTTTTTGTAAATGttgatattgtgtaagtttgttATAGTGAGAGAAAGAGTCTTTTATTGGACTGAAAGGGAAGAAGTGTAGAAGGAATCCCTAATTGGGGCACAGACCCAAGCTTTTGGCTTAAACATTTATTCATACATAAATcagtctcagagttgttattttGGGGAGCATAGAAACCTGATAGAAAAGCTCATTGCTACAGCAGATAATTCAAGTGGTGAGGGTCCCCTGTCCTAAGAGAGACAGGGAAGTCCAGGATGTTGAATGGGTGGCAGGACCCACAGCCTTCTGAATTCTCAGGGACAAATCACTCTTCATCAAAGCCTGTTCAACTCTCTGCCAAATGCCAAAGAACCAACACCCTACCTCCCACCATGTATGGGTGATAAATAGGTGGGAACTGTGTAGCCTGAAGTTCCAGTAAGAGGATGGGCTGGGGAAGGAGGGTAAAGCAAAGCCCAGAAGTGACAGGGGAGGTCCTCCTGGACCAGTGATGTACACAAACAATGAAGTGGCTCAAACAGCAAAGAACTTCAGTTATATGCACACTGGAGGTTGTTTATTATGAATTTTCAGCCTTTGATGCCCACTCCACGTGGTTCTTGCCTGAGGTCAGACAGGCTGGTTGGGTACAGATGGTTTAACACCTGTTAGAGGAGTTTCATTTTTCTGCTTATCCACGGCAGGAAGTACACAACCTTGGTAAAGATTCCTGAAGtgatcctcctcctttttccatAGGATACAACTCCGTAAGCTTTGTTGTCACACACCAGGGGTCCCCCAGAGTCACCCTGTGGATGGAGAAAGGAGAATTGAGCCTGGTTCCCCCTTGCTCTGCTCTCCCTATCTCTCCCTGGCAATGCTAACTCTTAGATCAGGGCCAGGACAGGTTTTCCAACTTCTTTCAGTACCAGGGATCCAGGGAGGCCCACGTTTTCTTTCTCTATCAGTCCAAAGCTTTCCCTGAAGTCCTCAGGGATACTCTAAGGTAATTTGTACTGTTTTGGGAAGACAGATGTTTCCCCATCTTCTTTCTTGCTATACCCATGCAAAGGACTAAAAATTGCCCATTGGAGCTGTACCTTCTCTGAGGTAGTTTTGAGGGTTTGGCCATTGTCACATTCAGGCTGCTACCAGGTTCCTCCCTCCATGCGTTTTGTCTGTGAAATGCTTAAACCCCACCTGGAAAATATCCTGTATTTTCTTTGGGTCTCCAGCACAAATCTCTGTGGTCTCAGAATAGTGACGGAAAACGTTTTTGCATTCATGGTCCTCCTGGATGATCAGTTCAGCCTCTTGTAAGAGGGCAGGTCTTTTAGTGGCATTGAGAGACATTAATCCCCAGCCAGCCACGTGACACAGAACCCCAGGCTTCAGACGGGCATGGCGCATGGGTAGATTGAGGATCCTCACAGATTTAGTCTTCTTGGCCTTTCTCTTCAGC encodes:
- the Gzmfl1 gene encoding Granzyme F like 1 precursor, with the protein product MLPVLILLTFLLPLGAGAEEIIGGHEVKSHSRPYMAFIASTDTNRSKNFCGGFLIQYKFVLTAAHCREISMIVILGAHNISAQERTQQIIPVEKAIPHPAYNPMDHTNDIMLLKLKRKAKKTKSVRILNLPMRHARLKPGVLCHVAGWGLMSLNATKRPALLQEAELIIQEDHECKNVFRHYSETTEICAGDPKKIQDIFQGDSGGPLVCDNKAYGVVSYGKRRRITSGIFTKVVYFLPWISRKMKLL